The nucleotide window GTGGCGTCGAAATCCTCTGTAATGCCGGTGCCGAGTGCCGTAATCAAAGCGCGGATTTCATCATTGGAGAGAATCCGGTCGATACGGGCTTTCTCGACATTCAGGATTTTTCCTTTGAGGGGAAGAATCGCCTGGAAACGGCGGTCGCGCCCCTGTTTGGCCGAGCCGCCGGCGGAATCTCCCTCAACGATATAGATCTCGCACGATTCCGGGTCGGTCATGGAGCAATCGGCCAGCTTTCCCGGCAGAGCGGCATTATCGAGCGCGGTCTTGCGGCGAGTGAGCTCTTTGGCCTTGCGGGCCGCCTCGCGCGACCGGGTCGCCGAGATGACTTTCTCGGATATCTTCCTTGCCACCGAGGGATTTTCCTCAAAGAATTCGGCCAGATATTCGTTAGTGATTGTCTCGACAATCCCCTTGGTTTCGGAGTTGCCCAATTTGGTCTTGGTTTGCCCCTCAAATTGCGGCTCGGGAACCTTCACCGAAATGACCGCAGTCAGCCCCTCGCGGGAGTCATCTCCGATAACGGTCATGTCGCCGTTTTTCAGTATGCCGTTCTTGGTGATATAGTTATTGATGCTGCGGGTGAGAGCGGTGCGGAATCCGGTCAGATGCGAACCGCCTTCGATAGTGTTGATATTATTGACATAAGTAAAGAGGTTCTCAACATAACCATCGTTATACTGGATGGCGATCTCAACGTCCGTCCCCTCTTTTTCTTTCTGAAAATAGATTGGTTTTTTATAGATAACATTCTTGTTTTCGTTGAGATACTCGACAAAAGCCGATAGGCCGCCCTTATATTGGAAATCAAGCTTTTTATCAATGCGGTGGTCAACCAGAGTGATCTTGAGTCCTTTGTTAAGGAAGGCCAGCTCTCTCATGCGGGAGGCGAGAATATCGAACTTGTAGTCGATGCGGGAGAATATTTCGCGGTCGGCCAGAAAACAGGTCTTATTCCCCGATTCCTTGGACTGCCCGACCTTCTTGATATCCCCATTGGCAATGCCACGGATATAATCCTGACGATAAACGGCACCATCGCGAGAAACCTCGACCCAG belongs to Candidatus Zixiibacteriota bacterium and includes:
- the gyrB gene encoding DNA topoisomerase (ATP-hydrolyzing) subunit B → MKEDYTTINTGKENNSKGTDSVDIVLKGLEAVRRRPAMYIGDTGPRGLHHLVYEVVDNSIDEAMAGFCTAIIVEVGQDNSVTVVDDGRGIPVDMHPTQKKSALEVVMTMLHAGGKFDHASYKVSGGLHGVGVSVVNALAEWCWVEVSRDGAVYRQDYIRGIANGDIKKVGQSKESGNKTCFLADREIFSRIDYKFDILASRMRELAFLNKGLKITLVDHRIDKKLDFQYKGGLSAFVEYLNENKNVIYKKPIYFQKEKEGTDVEIAIQYNDGYVENLFTYVNNINTIEGGSHLTGFRTALTRSINNYITKNGILKNGDMTVIGDDSREGLTAVISVKVPEPQFEGQTKTKLGNSETKGIVETITNEYLAEFFEENPSVARKISEKVISATRSREAARKAKELTRRKTALDNAALPGKLADCSMTDPESCEIYIVEGDSAGGSAKQGRDRRFQAILPLKGKILNVEKARIDRILSNDEIRALITALGTGITEDFDATQLRYNKVIIMTDADIDGAHIRTLILTFFFRYMKELIEQGRIYIAQPPLYRVQKGKTEQYAYSDEERDRITTQLGKDSVTVQRYKGLGEMNPDQLWRTTMDPETRTLLAVNLEDGAAADHLFTILMGDAVEPRRDFIQENARYVRNLDI